The region CATACTGATTAATGAGCTAATGGTGTCTGGTTGAGTGCCTGGCTTTTTAAAGCCACTCCCTACATACTTGTCTCTATATAGCTGTAAATGCATGTAACGTCGAGCCCTGCACTGCGGCGGTAAAGATGCATCATTCTCTCTCATGTGTTGTCAGACTGTACATTAGCACTGCTTCTCTTCACTTTGCTTCTCTACCACTCAGTCTGGGCTCAGGCAAGAGTTTTTTACTCTTCCTGCTTTCAACTGAGATTAATAAAGACGTGggtcacaactttttttttttcccagaaattaaaatggaaaagaaaaagaaattcttTCGATTTAGCAGGTGAAAAAGCAGATTTTCTGACTCTACACAAACATTCTCATGTTTGTCGACGGAacactttgtttgtgtttgtgcttaaaTGTTCAGCACTTGCTTCACAAGCTGATCTGCACCATAGCTTCCTGGTACACTGTGCATCTGTTTAGCACACGAGGATCAGGACTTTGTGCTCACAGAATAATTAATGAACACCTACATGTACTTTCTGCTAAAGGCTTCAGATTTCAGGGGCTGCATCCAGActggtccacactgaaatatctcaacaaatatCAGACGGATCCCAATTAAACCGTGCACAGAAATCCAGCCTCCACATGATGAAGCCccctgactttggtgatccttcGGCTTCTCCTCTTGCACCACCCTGAGGTTGACATTTCTGATTTTGAGTGAAATATATCATCAGTACTATAGATTATGACACATTCgtgttccccagaggatgaaccgtGGCAGCTTTGGTAATCggggaactttttttttgtctctttctttaaCCTAAGTGGACCTTGTCTGTGGAGCGTATATATATCTATCTCaccatgtgaacacacatttaTCATCCTCAGCAGGTTTCAGGGTGTGTTCCTCTGGAGTGGGACCACTGTAAAACATGGCATTTCACAAAGCAGCTGGCACGTGGGGGCACGAACGCTGCGACATGCCACGCTGCCGGACCCAATTATGATAAATGTTGTTTATACTAATCTTTGCAGTTATACGAAGTGCGGGATTGTCCATATTTGTGTGACTTGCAGGCAGAGCGTCACTGATGGAGAGATTAGAAAGTCGTCCCACATTTAAACACCAAAGACACACCATTTATCAAACCGAGAGGACGACAGGGGAGCGTGTTGGTCcaaatctcttcttcttcttctccctccagctaaacataaacatacatattCTCTGGGTGACCGGCTGAAGGATTAGGAGAATGTGAGCCGGGTGTCATTCACctcatttgtctttgtgtttcatcGACACACACACGCCTGATGTTGACCGTGGCTCTGACCAGACCTGCTGCCATGTGCCCTCCAGCCTGACCTCACTTGCCAAGACCTTCCTGTCCGACTAAACGGATCGCCTTACGTTTCAGAGCGCCGAcgctgaaaaaaaagaacaacagagggaggaagggggtggCGGGGGGGTTAAAGTGAGACAGGAGACataaaagacaacattttaGCTTGTAGGCCGCAGGCAGAGACAACAAACATGGGGCCTGGAGTGAAACAGGATCTGCTGCAGAGggaaggtggaggtggtgctttctgtctgtcagcttACAACCCGGCAGCATGGAGGCTGAACTCTCACAGATACCTGAAGTCGTCAGTTTGTCTTAAATCAGACCTAAAAATGGCTTTTTGCTTCCCTGTTACCACCAAGTAAACATCCTGAGACCAGAACACGTGATTTCATGTGGAGACTGTTGTAAACTGTGTTTGTTCAGATGAATCAGGTAAAAAGACCTGAGGACACTAATTCAGCTTTAGGGGAAAAATAAGAACGATTTTTATCACTGATTtatatattgaaaaaaaaaaaaaaaacaacatagaaaacatctttaaattgCTCATTACAAATTCAGAGCCCAAGCCTGAGTCACACTTGCTTGCTTCATATACAGACATTGAATTTACACTAACATAAAACAGCAAAGTCTCACATTTTAAGAAgtggtttggtttttggttgATCGCTTACTTACCTGATTACAtgaacaaaacaataacaaactgattaatcaaccgattgtttcagctctacaaaataaaaaacaaacaaacaggaaaaacagtgtTACCCATGTCGTCTCTGGCCTTCCACCACAGCTGGATTTCCtgctttgaaaaaacaaaacatgcagtaaattatttttgtcaaggacgtgtttttttctctgacctGTCTCATCATCGAAGCTTCAGCCTTCATTTCTGTTGGTTATAagagagctgagtgtgtgtgtgtgtgagtgtgtgtgtgtactgttgtCACTGTATCAGCGACTCCTGCTGGTTGGTTGTGACACTTACTCACCATCTTACACATGCTGTAGGCTCAACATCTGTGGAAGTGTCTGATACCACACTCGCtggtcagtttattaggaacatgatcatacagttgaatcaacagctcaaactgaacattataaacttcatgaaggaggatttatcgCAGAGACTGCATCAGTTTTAGCTCCATTTCGGATTAAACATTAAGTTTGTGTCCTGCTTTGTGGCAGAAAGAGATGATTAGACAAGAGTAACTGCTATAATGAGTCAACTCTAATAAAGTCAGCAGGGAATTTagaaaaattaacagaaaaaatTAACCTGGAGAGTTTGTAGAAAACAGTCTACAGCCAGTTGGTCGTTTTACAGATATCCAGATGCAGCCACAAATATCTCTTCCGTTTTTCCAAAGTTTAAGATGAGCCCACTCTGATGATCTGAATCTGCTGAAAATCCCAGCTCTTCTGACAAAAAGTTAAACCCATTAAACATCtcatgggctttttttttcctgcatcttgctgaaagaaaagaggatgaGGGAAAGTAAGACAAGCAGACAAATTTAAGTTCTCTCAGCGCTTGGAGAGCCAGCACCAAGAGAAGACCCTGCTTCTGCGAGGAGCTGCCTTAGCGAGTTTATTTACAATTCACAAAATACAGGTGTCGCTTTCAAACAGTGTTCAAGCATTTCACATTAGTGTTGTCGTCTGACAAACCACCAGTTCCTCCCCCGTTCTGTCTCTGTCGCGCTCAGTCTTTGGTTTCCCGATGTTGAAACTTGGCTTAACACGAGGAACGCTCCTACAATCATTTTTAAATACTCTGTCCATCTAATTCCcccgccccacacacacacatgtgtggTCTGTCTGAATTTAAAATAGTCCAGGTTTTCCTTTTTGCCACCTCACAGGTGAAGGTTTTGTGCGCTTTCTACAAAAAACctgcatttttacagtgtgttcttGATAAAACATGTACAgcttaatatttatatatttcaacATATAAGTTAGCTCCAAAACGTAGCTGGTTAGAGATCTGGGGTTTATCTACATTTGcccatatttatatttatatttatatatattttaggtaatttttctcctgttttatGGCTTCGTAACACAATATTATCGCTGTATCTGAAGATGTCTTCGTAGTAGTTGTGCGTTGAACGTATGGCGGCTAACTGAAGGCATGTGTAGAAGTAGATTCTTTAGTCTTCATACTTGTGTCAAAgctactttttttgtcctaacaGTGATAAAGAAGTTGCTATTAAGTGCCAGGATGCTGTGCAGTAAACAACGAAAAAGAATTCAACTAACCAGCAAAGTGATTGTCTACGGTGAATACTCCTGCCTTTGTTCTGAAACCCTACgtctgcagaggaaaaatgCTCCTTAGTTTACGATGTTTCTGTGAGAAATATGAACGTTTCCAGTTTGTTGAGCTGAATGTTTCAGAATGCAATATGTAAAATTATCTGTACgatcactgtgttgttttagagcaaaaaaaaatcgaaGGTAAAATCTGCCAGCATCACTCCACAGTCACGCCTGACGTGCATGGATTTCCTTTAGTTTAGAGTCACTGCTGAGTCACTCCTGGGTCACTGCTGAGTCACTGCTGAGTTCTGTCAAACCGAGTTTCATCTCACACCGTCGTGCCATTAACCTGTTCCACTCCATTTAATACTCATTCTCTAAAAATCAGAGACAGGCTACGTGTCACCCACATGAGAGAGGGACTTCCATTTCAAACAAGCTGTCTTTAacatgttttgtgtctcttgcTCTGAGTAAAGTGTTACCGCACACCATCACAGGAATTCAGACTAATCCGGTATTGCTGTTTCTGCATCATCTATTTGTTTTGCTGTATGTTATGTATAGCAGTTGGGCTTTGCGCCCCCTTGTGGTCAGAAGGTAATATGGTTATAATACTTCTCAGAAGTGCAACGTGTGTCATTACGAAGGGTGTTGACCAGTTTACACTGCAGCTGTAAAGTGTTTGGACTGGGATGCGTTTTTGTTTAGGCTCTGCACTCAAACACAGCGGACTCTAACGACGAGGCCACAGCGCTGACTTTCAGCTTTAAGAGTATCAGAGTTTTCCCATCTGTGTGGGACTTCTTATCCTTTCAGGAGGTATGTATGAAAATGCTACAATTTGTACACAGCTCATTGGAAGTGAATGTAAACACCGTCAAACTAAAGTTCAGTCAGCACTTTGCCCtcagtcgttttttttttttttttttaatccattgtGCTTGAGTTCAGGATCAAAACAAAAAGGCCTAAATGTGAAGAAGCTGCGCTGTGGGTGGTCAAGAGGATGTACGCATTTCTTTGTTCAAACAGACAAATTCAACTTTACTTTTGCTGTTGCCCTTCATAAATCTTCTGCTTTTTGAAAGCAAACGCAGGCAGAAGAATCAGATTCTCAGTGGGGCAGGTTCATGGAACCCGGACTTCCTGTCGGCCATTTCAAGGCCTTCTTCCTATCGATGGGTACTGACAGACATTTTGTCAACCCCCTCGTCTAATAAACGACCAGTTGTCTCTCAACGGTTGTTTGTGTTCCCACCTGCTATGAACTGCGCTTAATCGATCTCAGTAAACGAGataaaaagttgactttttacTCAAAGAACTTAAAATTTTGGGGCTTTTCCAACCTTCTGATGTGAAGAAATCAATAGCGATACTAGCGATGGGTACGGTGCAATAAACCTTTGTGTTGCTGATACCCATTCCTACTGCCGGGTGTTTATTTGTCTCCGTCACGGTCTCCACGCAGCCGCCTCTCGTGCTGCCGCTTGGTGATGATGTATTTGAAGAACTCGTAGACCGACCAGCTGATGGCTGTGGAGGGCATCTGGTAGATGACCCGGGCTTGGACGCCCTTGAAGAAAGCCGGCATGCCTCCCATCCTGTACACCGTCCGAAAAGCCTCGCCCAGACCAGAGATGTGGCGGCTGACCGGGGCTGAGGCGGTGGCTGCGCCAACcgctcctgctgctgttgctgcctcGGCCTGGATCACATGAATGGCCTGAGCCTCCTGTGTGTTGAGGAGGGTCTTGCAGACATCGAGGGGAGTGGTTGCAGCGGCAGCCACGGCTCCAGCCAGCGCGCCGGACACAACGTGAGAGGAAGGGTTGTACTGTCTGTGGGGGTTGAGGAGCTCCTGGAGGTACTCGTAGGTCATGAAGTGGAGCGCCTGGAAGGGCACGTTCATGGTCAGCTGGGTGGTGTAGCTGCGGTAGAAAGCCGCCGGGCCCTCGCGCCTCAGCAATGAGCCCACACAGTCCAACACACTGCGGTAAGGTGAGTTGAACATCTGCATTCGCTGTTTCACAACTAAAAGTTAAGGAAACGGGAGGGAGAGGAAATtaggaaaaggggaaaaaaaaacatccacccTACATGATTCCACAATCAGACGAGGAACTGAAAACAAGAACTGTGAGGATGGTAGTAACACCAGAAAGAAGGTAAATCAGTCACTGACACAGTAAAACCAAACTCTGTGTCTTTAAAAGGCCGTAGTTGGCAACTGAGACACCGACGAACGGAATATGTGAGAGAACAGTTCAATAAATAAGCTGAAACCAAGGATTCATTATGTGAACAATAAATTATCAGAATGATCCAAAATCCTGCTCCTTTAATACTGAAGAATAACAAcactcagcagctgctggtcaCATTCAATAAAGTCTAAAGTTCATCATAATGTGCAGTTAGTTAACCACTCATCCATTATCTATACCCACTCATCCTGTGCAGAGTTTCAGGGTctttaatgcaaaaaaaaaaaaaagtctgtaaataatgatgaaatgtgaCTGATTATTGGACTGATCTGTTCGCTGCAGTAACATGTGATTCTCCCGTAACATAGCTGAGTCTGTAGCTCCACCAAGTGTCCTGAAGGCAGATGTGCACCATCTGTTGGATTTTATACACGGGTCCTTGAAGAAGCCTGAGAACTTCTATAAACAGAGCTACAGAAAgtcttcactgtgcagaatgaacCACGCTTGAGTCAAGAGAACTGACATAAAGAAGAGGAGGTTATACCTTCGGCTGGGTTCATGATGGCGTCGTGCAGCACTGTGGCCATGCAGCCCGCCACTcctgcagaacagaaaagaggaagttACAGCCTCGACCGGGAGGACATCAagtttccttcctcctccatcatcaCCAGACTGAACACATGAGTTGTTACAGCATCTGCACTCACCTGCAATAATCTGCTATATAATCTCCCAACATTAAACTACACATATAACATGTTTGCCGTGTCTCGTTAACATTCAACCCTTTagatttctccctctctttataTTCAAGTGGATTTAACAGTGTCGGGAGGCGTCTTACCGTTAGCAAAGTGGCTGTTAGTGCCGGGGTGAATGGCGTCGCTGAGTGAAAACTTGATCTTCTCGTAGCAGGCGAAGTAGAGCGCGTGGGCAGGCCCCGCACCCACCGCCAGCACGTTCACGCCTCGGATTGGCCGCCACACGCCCTCGGTTCGCACGATCTGCCGCAGGGCATCCATCACGTTCCTGTAGCGCGCTCCCGGCTCAGGATGTAGGCTCTGCATACGAGTCTGGGGTGAGAGGAACAAACACAcgtgaataaataaattacatgaaAATCCAAATCATATTCGCTGATGGACGTTCTAAAACAAACTGCATCTCACTCTAACAGCCCGTTGACTGGAAACCACAACAGCTTCAGCCTGTGCTCATTTAAAGTGTTTACGGCTGTGTCTCGACTTCACACTTGGACTGAAACAACTGCATTCAAGTCGCCAACAACCACAAACCACAAATGAGCACTGAGTGCCAATCAAAACCCTCAGCCTGCCACTTGAATTTGCCCGCAGATAAGCAGTACTGTTTCCTTATGTAGacatcagtctgtctgtgtgaatgaaGCATAAGAATACCAGAGCACTGAACTCAATTCAAGAGCTCCAGGCTGAGATTGTGTAATCTTGAAACTTTTCCTGATTCGCAATAAGTGAATTGCCCCTGCCGTCATTTAGCCCCCTCAGGGCTAAATATTTATAACAGAGGAGGGAACACGCCCGCCTCCTGGAGGCTTATGTGGATATTCCCACTTCCTGATTCTGGGAAATGGAAACTAACATGGAATGTGCTCGGTCATCCACAATATGAGCAGTGCATTCGAGTCGTGTGgcccttttttttggtttgtttttttagttttggagTACTGAGTGGACGAGACTGCTCAACCCCAGATTGAGACATtaagacactgagacagtgagacactgagacagagccTAACAGAGCgaacagtgaataaaaaaacaccTGTACATGTCAGGGAAACAAAAATCGTGAGGATTCTCAGCCTCATGCTTTTTCATACAAACAACAGCTCTGAGGCGATTACACTCACTCATGTGACCTGTGGTGTTATATATTACTAATTACACAGTGGAAGGGAAAGAGGACATGTTGAATGTATACGATACTTTACCTGAAACATCATAATCTTTGTGCCACATCTTATTCATGGTTCTCTGTAGCCTTCTACCTGTTGGTGTCTCACCAGTCACAGGGTGTGTTTCCTTTCAAATGGGTGACAACATGCCGTTTTTATTTTGGTTCAGTACGAGAAAAGGCTTCCAAACAGCAAGATAATCCATCACAATACACATAATTAGTTTCACTGAACTGTTCTCTGCAGATCTTATTCCCTCTATACACTAAGTAGACCATGATCAGAAGAAACAGACATCTGTAAGGAAGTTAATCTAACAAACATTGCATATCGTCAAACGTCAAAATTCACCGGTtgcagtttctcaaatgtgaatgttttcttcgtctttcttctcttctttctttctcgcAGTCTTCCATGATGGTAAACTCAAAATTTTGAAGTTTGGGCTGTTCGtcagacaaaacagagacatttaaagACATCACGCTGGGCTTTGGGAAATTGGGATTcacacatttttgacattttactgaCCAAATGACTAATTAAGTAGTGGATGAAGTTTTCCCCCTGCAGCAGTGATGATATGCGTAATCACTGTCGGGTTTGAAACTTTCCAGTAAAAGAGGTAAGTGAAAGATTGTTTTGGAGGTTTAAAGACCTCTGAGCAATGAGGAAACCGAGTGTAAAAACAGTAGAAAGAATGTCCTAAAgcatcacacacagcagcagataaaAATGTTGGCCAGCCCATTGTGACAGCAACAGGAAACCAAGGCTGTGAAAGTAAAGAAACCTCAAGATAGAGGAAGCTGTCCGCAAACATTACTGTAATGAAAAACCACATTTACTTCCTTCAGCTAAAAGATTTTCACCCACAagaatttgaaatgaatttCTTCCTCCTAATTCACCTGACACAGAAAGTGACTGTCTGGACCAGAGAGGGAATAAAAGTGGCTGTAACCTCTAACCCtaacacatgaaacaaaagataaaaaatttgaaagtctttcagtttttctgaagTTGCAATCGCAtctgcagttttatttatttggacgCTTAATtccattttgttctgtttaaatTCAGCTTCATGTCACCCAATAACAAAGGGCATCACGGTTTGCAAACTCAATCTGGAAGATTTTTGTTGAACACAGATTTCACAACTCGACATCCTGCCCGATTTAAGATTTATCAAGAATTTTAAGGAGGTTTAGTGTTGCATCAGTTGCTCAGTACTGTCTAAGAATGAGGAACTGCCGTCAACATGCGTGTTTCCCCAAGTTGATATAATACAAATGCATCTTTCTTCACTATCTATAATCACATTTTGCATGTTTACTGATGCATTTAAGCAAGTAAGTATTTTCGACTCACATTGCTGCTAGTCAAAACTCTAGGAGGATCATATGACAAACACAGGAACGAGACTTAGAAATAACGATCACTCTGAGCAAGCGAGTCATAATAATATTTTCAGACATCTGAGAAACACCACAAGACAAACATGCTGTATATGATGTGACTCTGATGCAAAACTGCAAACTGATCTTGTAAAAAAGAGGTTGACCAGGCTCAAGGCTCATTTGCCCAAAAAATTCTATGAACCCGAAGAGCTAATCGTCAAGGAATTTGTGGAGAGCAagagctgtgtttgattgaccACTGCTGACGGAAACCACTGAGAACTGTTTGTACTTTATCTTGTgatacaacaataacaataacaacaggcTGGTTAAAGAGCACTAATGTCCTGACATGAACACTTAACAGTTGTAGGCGTCATGACTAATTTTGCATGTAGTCTTGATGCCTAAGATTATGTAGCTAAGATTGATCATTTCGATTAGTTGTTCCTAACTCTGATTCATTTTTCCATGGGTGGAAAAAGGAGTTGCTTCTGCAACAGCTTCTGGCAGTACACTCTGGTCTTGAGGTATGGTTTAGGATTAAAGTAGTTGAATCTGTGTAAatgtctgaggaggagagaccAAAATGAGTGGCTGGTTTAGTCAGCTCATGACACAGAGAAGCTGTGTCTTAACTACTAACTAAAAGCTAATGCTGTACAGTGTGTACTGTTATTCTTATCctcacaaaaatgtttttactcttagcacagaggaaatgaatgttctcttctgttttatACAACAGGAAATAATAAACATAAACCAAGATGTAACCAAAACTTTTTCCCagatatatttttgttttccaaagatGTTCCTGCTCTCACCGATGTCCACAAAGTGTCTTTTATTTCTTCCGCTTGTGTGTAGCTGCTCAAAACTTCGCACAGGCAGTGAAAACTGTGaaccccccaccacacacacacacacacacacacacacacacacacacacacacaaccactggttgtatatacatgtacataatatgtataaatatttatgtacatgtataagttgtatatacacacattttccttattatttttttctttattttatatttattttctaccCTGCTGACTTTACTGAGAACCCCtaaacagcatttcatttcacaaacaacacaccAAGTATGTGAATTAAGTTTGCATAACAATGCCTTTGCATGTGCTTAACTTTGTTGCTTTTCCAGTTTAAGCACCCTACGCACTCTTTGTTAGAATTAGTATGTATTGTGACATGTTTGACAGGGACCCCACTGACACAGCTGTCATGTTATGTAACAGTTctccttaaaaaaaattgtggttcCATAGAAGAACAGCTTAGGCTGTTGCAATGCAGgcacattaaaatgaacagGGTGGGTAATGGCCAGAAGGTTAGTTTGCACCTTGACATTGATTGATATGGTTCAGTAATCAATGAAAGTAAAAGTTATGTTATCTGTATTAGTTTACACTGAATTCATATAGGCAAAGATGACTGACTGGTGGGACAATGTGCATACGAACACAGCTCCTTCTGCCAAGTCTAGCCgtgtttcatttccatttccaagACTTCATTTAACTGTTGACTGTTGCTCTAGTGACTGATACCCCAGCTGAGTTAATCATCCACTCTTTCATGTCTCTTCACTCTGAACTTTCCACATGATCTACAGAATACAATCTATGCTGTAGATCATGTGGAAAGCACGGACGCGGAGCTAATGATATTTAAGATTTAGCACGGAATTCTATTGGTTTACAAAAGTACAACGATTAAGTGCTGTAATTCGGAATTACACGGAAATAACAACACACTTAAGATATACAGACCAACTGAATGTGAACTGTCAAAAGGTCGTTCCGAGTTTCAGAGTGTGGCATATGCCTTTCCCCAGTCTATTTAAAGACAGTATCATGCGAGTCGTTGGATTCATCACTCGACTTCAGAGTCACAAAGGCGAGAAATCAAAGTTAAGAGCATGTCCGATAATGGATACATGCTAGCCAAGGAGGGCAACCGCTGCTTTAGCCACTAAGCTAGTGTGTGCAGCGGGCTAGCTCTGTGAGAGGAGACGCAACTGTCAAACCCATTAGTTTGTTATTACATAAATATCTTCCAACGTGAAAGCTGAACAgaggtaaatacacacactcacgttTAGATTTTCACTTTGACCACTTTATGTTGCGTTATTTTCTGTTTAGGTAACGTTAGTTGGTTGACTGACCTCTGTTAGCAAGGTTACATATGTTAGCTTGTAGCCTACTCGGGCTCGGGCTTGTACTGAGGCCTACGTTTACCCGAGGTTTATAGAACCAGTGGCTGCGCTGAGCATGACATAAACTGGGCCTGAACACGTTGCGAAATAAGCTGTGTTGAATTTGTTTGCGCTCATACCTTGACACAGTCGATGGGATACATAAGGCAGTGCTCCATGATTCCAGCCACGGCTCCtgccagcatgtgtgtgctggtggCTGCTCCCTGAGGCAGTCCTTCATAGTCTATTTCTGGCTCGACAGAGGTTGAGGTCTCCGGAGTTGCTCGATGTAACACCGGGGCAAAGTCCTGTTCCCCTGCCATTCTTGGTGAAAGAGACCCGACAAACCCCCCGGTGGCGTCCAGGAACCTGCCGCCCAGCCATCTAAACTCTGCTTCGGCTGCGGCGCCTGCGACCCGGCTATCGACGCCCGGTGTTTCCACGGACGTTCGCCGGGACACGAAACCGCCCGCTTCCATTCAAATGACAAAGAGTTTAGTCCGTCAGGTGAGTTCAATTCGAAGTTTCAGCGACCCGCCTGTCGATGTTGTCTTCCCAGCAGTATAATTGACACCCCAGCCAGAGAAAGTCTTGGCGGGTCGCTGCAACTGCGCGGCAGGCAGGCGGCTGAGCTGAGTACCGGGAAGCGGACAGAGCGGACGGTAGGGCTTGTCAGTGAGTCACGCCAAACGCCGACACTGATTGGATAAAATGACTGCCATTCAACCGAGAGTCACTTCAATTGGCCGGTTCAGTCTCAAAATGAGGCGGGCAAATAAAGTGGGCGGGGATTTGCGTCAGTGGGTGTTGACGATTTTGTAACAGTGGGAGGTCACATGTATGTACAGGAAGAGTTTCGAACAGGACGTCCTACACTGCAACTAAAACGTTCTTTCATAGTAAACATGCGCAAGTATATAGTTAAAATATAATTTGGGACCAAAAATGTAGACATACAAGTACAAAAATATCAATTAACTTAGTTACTTAAACGTATTTAAAAAACTGTTCACAGTTAAGTCTTAGCGTAAGGTGAAATTAGCACAAGATATATGCGATTTCCTTACATACGCGGCCATGGTACTAATGGACAATAAGAAAACTGGACCCTGGGCACAGACATGGCCACGGTCCCT is a window of Toxotes jaculatrix isolate fToxJac2 chromosome 4, fToxJac2.pri, whole genome shotgun sequence DNA encoding:
- the LOC121181361 gene encoding mitoferrin-2-like isoform X1; translated protein: MEAGGFVSRRTSVETPGVDSRVAGAAAEAEFRWLGGRFLDATGGFVGSLSPRMAGEQDFAPVLHRATPETSTSVEPEIDYEGLPQGAATSTHMLAGAVAGIMEHCLMYPIDCVKTRMQSLHPEPGARYRNVMDALRQIVRTEGVWRPIRGVNVLAVGAGPAHALYFACYEKIKFSLSDAIHPGTNSHFANGVAGCMATVLHDAIMNPAEVVKQRMQMFNSPYRSVLDCVGSLLRREGPAAFYRSYTTQLTMNVPFQALHFMTYEYLQELLNPHRQYNPSSHVVSGALAGAVAAAATTPLDVCKTLLNTQEAQAIHVIQAEAATAAGAVGAATASAPVSRHISGLGEAFRTVYRMGGMPAFFKGVQARVIYQMPSTAISWSVYEFFKYIITKRQHERRLRGDRDGDK
- the LOC121181361 gene encoding mitoferrin-2-like isoform X2: MQSLHPEPGARYRNVMDALRQIVRTEGVWRPIRGVNVLAVGAGPAHALYFACYEKIKFSLSDAIHPGTNSHFANGVAGCMATVLHDAIMNPAEVVKQRMQMFNSPYRSVLDCVGSLLRREGPAAFYRSYTTQLTMNVPFQALHFMTYEYLQELLNPHRQYNPSSHVVSGALAGAVAAAATTPLDVCKTLLNTQEAQAIHVIQAEAATAAGAVGAATASAPVSRHISGLGEAFRTVYRMGGMPAFFKGVQARVIYQMPSTAISWSVYEFFKYIITKRQHERRLRGDRDGDK